A DNA window from Arachis duranensis cultivar V14167 chromosome 3, aradu.V14167.gnm2.J7QH, whole genome shotgun sequence contains the following coding sequences:
- the LOC107480687 gene encoding F-box protein At3g56470-like, whose product MSGGASDLPHDLLSLVADELGLIDLLSFRAVCRDWRSASTWSTAAVESMHGYPWLLIYGEDSPICILQSRGNMGISYKLRFEELDGAICMASIEGWLLLFNKGSMFFFCPFSRTRIDLPNYPLLELPESYVATFSSAPTRQDCIVAVATKNNAKSSSKLEVRLLFRGYKKWLEYEHETCSGELDMAIYHNGVFHIFHDSSKLLTFISVDGEVTWKLYLLLTVSKGTEPKFDESWLGDKKPVKYVTWKTEKALLSFINRMKNNFGSDSSSITWSISTCGTKFGVQNDPTQCGVIYKEKKVFPPLDPQEGCDSRTCNLKAVWIQPRYFQVSPHQTW is encoded by the coding sequence ATGTCAGGAGGCGCTAGCGATCTTCCTCATGATCTTCTGTCGCTCGTTGCGGATGAGCTAGGACTCATCGATCTTCTCAGCTTCCGTGCCGTTTGCAGGGATTGGCGCTCTGCTTCCACATGGTCCACAGCTGCGGTTGAATCCATGCACGGGTATCCATGGTTGCTCATCTATGGCGAAGACTCTCCTATCTGTATCTTGCAAAGCAGAGGCAACATGGGGATTTCTTACAAACTCAGATTTGAGGAATTGGATGGAGCAATTTGCATGGCATCTATTGAAGGGTGGTTACTTCTATTCAACAAGGGGTCCATGTTTTTCTTCTGTCCTTTCTCCAGAACAAGAATCGATCTTCCAAACTATCCTTTATTGGAGCTACCGGAATCATACGTGGCAACTTTTTCTTCTGCTCCTACTCGCCAGGATTGCATTGTGGCTGTAGCCACCAAGAACAATGCTAAAAGTAGCAGCAAATTGGAGGTACGGTTGCTTTTCCGAGGCTATAAAAAATGGTTGGAGTATGAACATGAAACGTGTTCTGGTGAACTTGATATGGCTATTTATCACAATGGtgtttttcatatttttcatgattCATCTAAATTACTCACATTTATTTCGGTTGATGGAGAGGTGACATGGAAATTATATCTTCTGTTGACTGTTTCTAAGGGTACGGAACCTAAATTTGATGAATCGTGGTTAGGTGATAAGAAACCAGTTAAATATGTAACATGGAAGACGGAAAAAGCTTTACTGTCCTTTATCAATCGAATGAAGAACAATTTTGGATCAGATTCATCTTCTATTACTTGGTCTATTTCTACATGTGGAACTAAATTTGGAGTACAAAATGATCCTACTCAGTGCGGCgtaatttacaaagagaaaaaaGTATTCCCTCCTCTAGATCCACAAGAAGGATGTGATAGCCGCACCTGTAACTTAAAAGCAGTATGGATTCAACCTAGATACTTCCAAGTATCTCCTCATCAAACTTGgtga